In the genome of Bradyrhizobium sp. CB3481, the window AAGCTCGTGTCGACGCGCCGTTCGCTTCTCGACTACATCAAGAAGAAGGACGAGGCGCGTTACAAGGCCTTGCTCGAAAAGCATAACATTCGTCGTTGATTTGAGCGTACACGCGCGCGCAGTTTGCGCGCGTTTTCGCATGATCATCCGAAGAAAACGGGCTCCGATTGTCGGAGACGATCATGCGCAAGGGAGCATCATCCGATCAGGATCATGCTCGACAACGTCCAGCAGCAATCCGGCCGCTGGACAGGGCAAGGTGCCCGTGACTGCCGAGAGGATGGACGCCATCCGAAAGATAAAGACCATGGCAGGATCGCCGGATGCTGATCTCCCATTGCGATCAGCATCTCGCCATCTTGCGCATGGTCTTTGTGTTTTTGGGCGCTGCTCTCTCGTGAACCCATGAAAGAAACCGATATGTTCAATAAGCATTCCGTCGAGATCGACTGGGGTGGACGTCCCCTCAAACTGGAAACCGGCAAGATCGCCCGTCAGGCCGACGGCGCCGTGATCGCCACCTATGGCGAGACCGTGGTGCTCGCCACCGTCGTCGCCGCGAAGGCGCCGCGCGAAGGCGTCGACTTCCTGCCGCTGACCGTCGACTACCAGGAAAAGACCTACGCCGCGGGCCGCATTCCCGGCGGCTACTTCAAGCGCGAGGGGCGCCCGACCGAAAAGGAGACGCTGGTCTCCCGCCTGATCGACCGCCCGATCCGCCCCTTGTTCGCCGACGGCTGGCGCAACGAAACCCAGGTGATCGTCACCGTGCTCTCGCACGACATGGAGAACGACCCCGACGTGCTGTCGATGGTCGCCGCGTCAGCGGCACTGACGCTGTCGGGCGTGCCGTTCAAGGGCCCGATCGGCGCCGCCCGCGTCGCCTTCAGCAACGACGAATACATCCTCAACCCGACGCTCGACGAGATGACCGACACCCAGCTCGACCTGGTCGTCGCCGGCACGTCGGACGCGGTGCTGATGGTCGAATCCGAGGCCAAGGAGCTGTCGGAAGAGATCATGCTCGGCGCCGTCATGTTCGGCCATCGCCACTTCCAGCCGGTGATCAAGGCGATCATCGAGCTCGCCGAGAAGGCCGCCAAGGATCCGCGCGAGGTCACCGCGATCGACAACAGCGAGATCGAGAAGGAAATGCTCGGCCTGATCGAGCAGGACCTGCGCACCGCCTACGCGATCCCGATCAAGCAGGAGCGCTACGCGGCCGTCGGCGCGGCCAAGGAAAAGGTGCTCGCGCACTACTTCCCGGAAGGCCAGGAGCCGAAATACGACAAGCTGCGCATCGCCGGCGTGTTCAAGGAGCTCGAGGCCAAGATCGTTCGCTGGAACATCCTCGACACCGGCAAGCGGATCGACGGCCGCGACGTCAAGACCGTGCGCAACATCATCGCAGAAGTCGGCGTGCTGCCGCGCGCCCACGGCTCGGCGCTGTTCACCCGTGGCGAGACCCAGGCGATGGTCGTGACCACGCTCGGCACCGGCGAGGACGAGCAATACATCGATGCGCTGTCGGGAACGTACAAAGAAACGTTCCTGCTGCACTACAACTTCCCGCCCTATTCGGTCGGCGAGACCGGACGTCTCGGCGGCACCAAGCGCCGCGAGGTCGGTCACGGCAAGCTGGCCTGGCGCGCGATCCATCCCGTCCTGCCGCCGCACCATGAATTCCCCTACACGGTGCGCGTGGTCTCCGAGATCACCGAATCCAACGGCTCGTCGTCGATGGCCTCGGTGTGCGGCGCCTCGCTGGCGCTGATGGACGCCGGCGTGCCGCTGAAGCGGCCGACCGCGGGCATCGCGATGGGCCTCATTCTCGAAGGCTCGCGCTTTGCGGTGCTTTCAGACATTCTCGGCGACGAGGATCATCTCGGCGACATGGACTTCAAGGTGGCCGGCACCGACCAGGGCATCACCTCGCTGCAGATGGACATCAAGATCGAAGGCATCACCGAGGAGATCATGAAGGTCGCCCTCGGCCAGGCCAAGGAAGGCCGCGTCCACATCCTCGGCGAAATGGCCAAGGCGCTGACCAACGCCCGCGCCGAGCTCGGCGAATACGCGCCGCGCATCGAGACCTTCAAGATCGCGACCGACAAGATCCGTGAAGTGATCGGCACCGGCGGTAAGGTGATCCGCGAGATCGTCGAGAAGACCGGCGCCAAGGTCAACATCGAGGACGACGGCACCGTCAAGGTCGCCTCCAACGACGGCGAGGCGATGAAGGCCGCAATCAAGTGGATCAAGTCGATCGCTTCCGATCCGGAGATCGGCCAGATCTACGAAGGCACCGTGGTCAAGGTGATGGA includes:
- the pnp gene encoding polyribonucleotide nucleotidyltransferase; this encodes MFNKHSVEIDWGGRPLKLETGKIARQADGAVIATYGETVVLATVVAAKAPREGVDFLPLTVDYQEKTYAAGRIPGGYFKREGRPTEKETLVSRLIDRPIRPLFADGWRNETQVIVTVLSHDMENDPDVLSMVAASAALTLSGVPFKGPIGAARVAFSNDEYILNPTLDEMTDTQLDLVVAGTSDAVLMVESEAKELSEEIMLGAVMFGHRHFQPVIKAIIELAEKAAKDPREVTAIDNSEIEKEMLGLIEQDLRTAYAIPIKQERYAAVGAAKEKVLAHYFPEGQEPKYDKLRIAGVFKELEAKIVRWNILDTGKRIDGRDVKTVRNIIAEVGVLPRAHGSALFTRGETQAMVVTTLGTGEDEQYIDALSGTYKETFLLHYNFPPYSVGETGRLGGTKRREVGHGKLAWRAIHPVLPPHHEFPYTVRVVSEITESNGSSSMASVCGASLALMDAGVPLKRPTAGIAMGLILEGSRFAVLSDILGDEDHLGDMDFKVAGTDQGITSLQMDIKIEGITEEIMKVALGQAKEGRVHILGEMAKALTNARAELGEYAPRIETFKIATDKIREVIGTGGKVIREIVEKTGAKVNIEDDGTVKVASNDGEAMKAAIKWIKSIASDPEIGQIYEGTVVKVMEFGAFVNFFGAKDGLVHISQLAANRVQKTSDVVKEGDKVKVKLLGFDDRGKTRLSMKVVDQATGEDLEAKQKAEGQAPREAAGE